One genomic segment of Erythrolamprus reginae isolate rEryReg1 chromosome 2, rEryReg1.hap1, whole genome shotgun sequence includes these proteins:
- the ELOF1 gene encoding transcription elongation factor 1 homolog has protein sequence MGRRKSKRKPPPKKKMTGTLETQFTCPFCNHEKSCDVKMERARNTGVISCTVCLEEFQTPITYLSEPVDVYSDWIDACEAANQ, from the exons ATGGGTCGTAGGAAGTCAAAGCGGAAGCCTCCACCCAAGAAGAAGATGACAGGAACACTTGAGACCCAATTCACATGTCCTTTTTGTAACCATGAGAAATCCTGTGATGTTAAAAT GGAAAGGGCTCGGAATACTGGAGTGATATCCTGTACTGTATGTCTGGAAGAATTTCAGACCCCTATCACTT ATCTTTCAGAACCAGTGGATGTTTACAGTGATTGGATAGATGCTTGTGAAGCAGCCAATCAATAA
- the CNN1 gene encoding calponin-1, translating into MSATHFNRGPAYGMSAEVKSKLAQKYDPQRELELRQWIEEATGKRIGDNFMESLKDGVILCELINTLQPGSVRKVNESTQNWHQLENIGNFIKATTRYGVKPHDIFEANDLFENTNHTQVQSTLIALASMAKTKGNRVNVGVKYAEKQQRKFLPEKLKEGRNIIGLQMGTNKFASQQGMTAYGTRRHLYDPKLGTDQPLDQATISLQMGTNKGASQAGMTAPGTKRQIFEPTLGMERCDTQNISLQMGSNKGASQQGMTVYGLPRQVYDSKYCLTPTYAAIGDEEDQYNHSHHNFYNSE; encoded by the exons CTAGCACAGAAATATGATCCTCAGCGGGAACTTGAATTGCGACAATGGATTGAGGAAGCAACAGGGAAGCGCATTGGAGACAACTTCATGGAAAGTCTGAAAGATGGAGTCATCCTGTGCGA aCTTATCAACACACTCCAACCTGGATCTGTAAGAAAAGTGAATGAGTCCACCCAGAACTGGCATCAG CTGGAAAACATTGGCAACTTTATTAAGGCTACCACAAGATATGGAGTGAAACCCCATGACATTTTTGAAGCAAATGATCTCTTTGAAAATACAAACCATACCCAGGTCCAGTCAACCCTGATTGCTTTAGCTAGCATG GCAAAGACAAAAGGCAACAGGGTGAACGTTGGAGTAAAATATGCTGAAAAACAACAGCGGAAATTCCTGCCTGAAAagctgaaagaaggaaggaacatcATTGGATTGCAG ATGGGCACCAACAAGTTTGCCAGCCAGCAAGGTATGACAGCATATGGCACACGTCGACACCTTTATGATCCAAAATTGGGTACAGACCAACCTCTAGATCAGGCCACAATCAGTCTACAAATGGGAACCAACAAAGGGGCTAGCCAG GCGGGCATGACAGCTCCTGGAACCAAGAGACAAATCTTTGAACCCACCCTTGGCATGGAGCGCTGTGACACCCAAAATATCTCCCTGCAAATGGGTAGCAACAAAGGAGCCTCACAGCAAGGCATGACTGTGTATGGACTGCCACGGCAAGTCTATGACTCCAAGTATTGTCTCACGCCCACCTATGCTGCAATTGGAGATGAGGAGGACCAATATAACCACAGCCATCATAACTTCTACAACTCTGAATAG